AAATCAGAGGTCAGCCAAACAATGTGTTCTCCACTGTAATGTGAAGTACTGGACTTTACTAGATGTTAGAggaaaaaggattttttattaagGTATCCCATCCACAGATaggtaacatttcgatgcctggttACCCCATGTTTTTTTaagtatcatttgaaagaggtgtgtctgctgaacaagaattggtgaataagatgaccataataataTATGCATGAATCAGTACAGTCCtgttttttgactgcgaaatgataaatcttacactgtaataactggatttctgttgaagtatccgATTTGAGACtagaaagtaaaaaataaaaattctataacatattttttgtcatgtaatttgtattttctttttcagtagacaatacactttcaaatgataccaaaattatatgagcttaccaggcatcaatacttgatatattttaatagcactggtatataaaacttgcttatttgtggatcggatgcCTTAAAATACTTCATCTTTGTATAGATCTAATGCATTTATGACACTACAGTGTAACACGCGTGCATTTCCTCACTACGACAAACCTTCAACTTGTAACTTTTCTTAAGCAAATAGCATGAAGTGGAGAAAATGTATAATGCGGAAGAAAACTACAATGATATCACATGCATTTTGGGTTTTCCGTTTCATAAGTggtttaaaaaggggaaatacttttctaaattccCCTTTCTTTTTATGGTGTAAATATACCATGAATGCGGAGCAAATTTATGTTATCTTGGTATGTCTGTATATTCGTTCTGCTTTTTGCGTGTAACTAAATTCGTCTTTAATACGTTTGTGTATATGAATAACGatttttcagtcaaaatgttCTTCCGTGTCGTAGTCCAGAAAAGTCCCAAATTTAAATGCTTCTAAAGAAatgcaaattaaaaaataatcaacGATGATATGCAAATCTAAACAATCTTGACTGAAACAATTACTAATACGTGGACACAACTAAAACTTCTTCAGAGTACTGCGTATTTCTTCATAGTTATAATGTTAAGACCGATCACAATAGTTTTCATAAAACAACAACTAGGTCATAGTGCAGACACTGTAGTAGAGAGAACTATGCAGCTAAGGAATTTGTCTCAATTACTATTGCGGCAAACTGCAACGTTTAGAGCTAAGTACTAGAAACAACAACTGGTGTATCATCCATACGACTGTAATGTCTTGTACCTGTCAGTAAAATTCTCCCGTCCGTCGTTGACCTAGCCCACGGATCAACCTCTTTGTACGGTCTACTTTTGCGGCGCTTTATCGTAATGACGATGGTTGTGCCTATCAAAACGCAAACGAGGGTCGCGGAAACTGATACCGCTGCAATTCCACCACTTGAAAGCCTTCTTGTATCCGTTGTTTTCTCACTGCCTTTCAACCCTTCCATTGCTGGGGTCAGTTCTGTGTACTGACCGTCTAGTCCTTCTTCTGAGATTGCATTTAGCACAACCTCTTTCAGTCTTGCCATAAAATTTTGATCATCGCTGAATACACTGTCCTTGTCGTCTATCATTGTGTACTGGTCTCTAGGAGCTTTCATGAATGGAGGTCTCTGTACCTTTGGAAGACCTTGCTCTGACAGCGCTCCTGTCCTTACACAGTAGTTGATACTACATCCATCGTAAACAACAGCTAAGTGTTGGCTGTATCCTTTTGGACAGGTTTTAGGATATGATTCTACACCTTGTTCCATCATGAACTTTGTCAAGAAATCAACTTTTCCATTGCTTTGTAGAAAATTCACCCTTTCCTTTAGTGACAATGGGTTGCCCGCGTTACAGGAGAAAAACCCTCCAAATGGTAGAGAGTATCTGTACCCTAGTTCATAATCGTTACTCACACAGACTGTCAGATCTCCGAGAACTTTAAGAGGATAAAACTCTGGAGGACAATTCTGGTGCTGTGTCAAAACGTTTACTACGGTGGATGTAAAAAGTCCTCCGAACAGGAAACCGCTGTTGATTGCAACTTGACCGCTTGCCGCACACCAGTAAGCAAAAATGCTAGGTGTTGAACAACACGTGAAGACCAACCAACACTTGTGGCACACCGGTGTGTTTTCCCGATGGAGAGGCACAGCCTCGTAACCAGATGGACAATTATAATTTCCTGTCAGGGGGTTCTTTTGAGTCTTGCCGCTACACAGATTTTTAGGGAAACTACTTGCTTCACACGTTTGATAAACACCGCCAAATGTAAAATTTGTCATTGGTGCATGGCACGAATCATCATTCATGTTTGCTTGAAAACTGAAATTTGGCGAATCGGGATTTGTACATCCGCGGTGAGAGTTATGTTCATAGTATATATGCACTGCCTCCTTCACGTAATCTATTACGTCAAAAGTTACGGACTGAGGGACATTAGGAAAGTCTGAGTCACGTATGATGCTGTATAACGGTTTCCCGGATCTGTCTAACGCAACCATTTCATTTGCAATGAAGTCTGTCCAGTTGTTTGCTGTGAAGTCTTTAGGTCTGAAAATGCAGAACAAATGAATACTTACAAAGAACTAACATTTACAGTTGAAACTTATACGCAAATAAAAAGAAGTATCGTTAAGGCAAGTCAATGTAATGCAAATTTGTTCAATCTATTCGTTACTGCAATTTGAGGCGTCAAACGTGTtcattatgaaatttaatttttatgttgGTTGCCTTCAAAATTTTTCGAATCtctttaaaggcgtacgctagagtttctgtatatgagatgggcgaatttttccccaataacagaatttcttcaaacattggatattgaaggacaatcatctaagaaacaaaatatgcaataagtcataggtcaccagtactgaaaaagagttatctacccttgaaaacggcattttcccCAAATATTTTCCAGATACGAAAATAAAAGTTCATTTATCATCGAACAGACTGACTAGAGAGATACGGATTCAGAAACACTGAGAAGATGATTATACGGACCTAAGGATGATACCGGTTCAGAAAATGCCAAGTTTattaagatataaaatgttttgtaaaacctgtattttaaacGGAAAAAATATAGGCAggcaataaataatttaaaagatacctAAATGCAGGACCACCAATCGTGATTACAGCTGATGATGTCCGCTCTTTTTTGTATTGATCAATCATTGTCTTTGTAGTAGTTTCAGAATATCCCGCACCGAAATCAAAAACACCGAAGAAACTTGCACTGGCAGAAGCCACTACCTTGTGCTTTTCTGAATCATATTTCCTCACATAATTTGAGGATACCTCATCTATCTGtaaaaaaaacgaacaaacatcAGTTCTGGTCATTGTTTTCCCAATTTGAAAAAGCTGGAattaaagtgaaagtagaaacaaaatgataaagAGTTTGGAAAGAAATAAATACAGAATGCATGTTTTGCTGTGTTATATCTATCTATTTTCTGGCGCACATATCTGCTATCTAACATACCTGAGCAAGAGCAGCTCCTACATCTATGCTCGTTATCACATGTGTTCCATAGTCTCGTACGAGAAGTTGACTTTCGTAGCGTGCGAGATCTGTACGGTTAAGAGTTACATAAGTAGCTATCTTTTGCAGACGTAATCGAAAAGCGTCATTTATAACGGCACTTGGTTCCATCATAGCTGTGTACAGAACATATCGAGCCTGAAGTAAATGAATTGTAACGTAGAGCTTCCAGTAGTCTGGCTaccaactagataatctttttttttttttaatcatttttcttatatattctgaccgatctttcttggcttttttttttagaagaaaagggacataattatacaaaatttgaatagcctaaGGAGTTATCTCATGTGAACAAAACACGCAGTACGGTATTCGGCGATTTTTGGTTTTGGCGTGTTGTCGCCTTTTTGCTTTGTCGCTCGCGTCAGGGTGAAAAGGCAAGATTTCTGGTTTTGGCGCGTTGTCGTTTTTTCGCTTTGGCTGTACATGAAtatgcccgaaaatcttcaaaagttcaAGAAGACGGTTTATTAATATAAatgtaattttgcaaaatataccGTGACATCAATAATAAATTATTGAATATAAATAGAAAATCATAGCatataatcacatttttttttggatAGAAATGTATTTTCATAGCCTACAATTACAAATTATGGCATATCTGTAACAAATCGTACAATATTGCAATACATCATATGCCATAGTATATGTTTATATCCCTTAACTGTTAATTATGACTTCAATCGGACCACATGCAGATTGGACATACATTCCACCTCATTATCTTAATTGGATTATGGAATCAATCCTTACTAAGCATTTTATTTAAATAGGTGCACATATAACAAGAAATATGTTTTGGCATTATAAGAATGGTACCTACCTGGACTCGGGTCGTCATCGACTTATCGTAGTATTGTCGTGATTTCACACTCTTATACTCATTGGAATACTTTCCGCTGATCGACACCGACGAAAAATGAAGGCCACCATGCGCATTCACCGATCTTGATAAAGTGCTGGTGTAGTTGTCCCAGTGTGTAATTAACTCCGCGTACGTCTCCACTTTACTACTTTTTATAGGGATGGTGTACACGTCGTCGGGGATGAGAAATTTACCATCGTCGGTAGTCCTGCATCGCGAGTAATTCAGTCCCATTATCATACCGGTGTCTTTATTTATCAAGTTATCCCATCCGCCGCCGGGAATGACTTCAAacctaaatatcttatttttaccGACGAAACATTTCCGCGGGTCACCAGCAGGATGTTTTTCGTCAGTATCTAAAGAGGAAGCAGGATTTATCAGGAGCCAAAAGACACCGAGCAATGACAAATCAAACTCCATTTTGTACAGTATACAACGAAAATCACAACTGATGTCCGCAGTCGTCCCTGTAGCAATGACACATTCGATTAGGATTAGAAAAAAGTCACATGAGACTGACGTATATTGTTTTTCGTTATTTTGCATTCCAGAATGCAGTTTAGTGTAATATGAGAAGCCGGGAAACAAAAGACAATAGTCATAGACTTCTTCGAATGGTCAACTCTACCTGTTTCAATCCAATGGATGGTTCGCTTTCAGCCAGgcattatttttgtaatataagaTCAAAAATAGCACAGTGGGTTTCTTAAATATAGAACACTGCGTCGTATTAAATTACTTCCTGTTAACAatccgtttttagctcacctcagcacAAAGTGctctgggtgagctattgtgcTTACAACATTTCTGATTTCGCAAAATTTTGCGGAAATCTCACGTAAAATTCTacgtttttgtctttaaaatgttttaactttattatGTCGAATTTTTTATCGTGTTATCATAATGAATGATTAATAATTGACGATATGTGATCATTTGGGTGTGATTCTGCGAATATTTAacttataaattaaatttgaaatttttcaatttaCGTAAATGTCGCACGTAATTTATCTTGTATCTTCCATCTTGTGGTTAAAGATACCATCAAATACCTGTTTGATAATGGTAATTTATAGATATCTcaataatattttacatattaaatttcaaaaaaaggtttaaaagaaGAATTAACAGAAACAGAATTATGCCGCAGATTTTTACGAAATTATTTCGTCTTTTTTTGCGAGTTTCCGTCACATCTAACAGAATTGTTTTTCATCGAAATATTTATTGTGTGGTCTTAATAAATAGTACATGTTTGGAATGATTAATTCGATTGGGTTAATCTTTCaataatttcaatgtaaaatgaaacacaattttaaagttttaaaaatgtacgTTTGCGGTAAAAGATACTAGTGAAGTCGTGCTTGTTATTGGTAgtgttacgatttttatttacatattattacatttacgtattcaaagaaaatgtttaaaagaaataaatatcagAAACAGAAATATGTCGCTGATTTTACGAACCATCCGCATTTTTGGATTTTCCGTTGAATCTAACATACAGAATTTAATAAAGCTTCTTTACTCGAATTTTATGCGTAATCAAGAGAATATCAGATTGAACAATGAGTCATTTGGAATGctttttattgttaattaaaatggaaattaaaatcaaatttgaaatgtCTACAACTAATGTTGAATCGAACGAAATAATTCGAAAAATTTATCAATATATCTCTTCAATCTGCAATTAAATGTACGAGCAAATTAGTGCTTGAGTATGGCGGA
This Mercenaria mercenaria strain notata chromosome 17, MADL_Memer_1, whole genome shotgun sequence DNA region includes the following protein-coding sequences:
- the LOC128550073 gene encoding macrophage-expressed gene 1 protein-like codes for the protein MQNNEKQYTSVSCDFFLILIECVIATGTTADISCDFRCILYKMEFDLSLLGVFWLLINPASSLDTDEKHPAGDPRKCFVGKNKIFRFEVIPGGGWDNLINKDTGMIMGLNYSRCRTTDDGKFLIPDDVYTIPIKSSKVETYAELITHWDNYTSTLSRSVNAHGGLHFSSVSISGKYSNEYKSVKSRQYYDKSMTTRVQARYVLYTAMMEPSAVINDAFRLRLQKIATYVTLNRTDLARYESQLLVRDYGTHVITSIDVGAALAQIDEVSSNYVRKYDSEKHKVVASASASFFGVFDFGAGYSETTTKTMIDQYKKERTSSAVITIGGPAFRPKDFTANNWTDFIANEMVALDRSGKPLYSIIRDSDFPNVPQSVTFDVIDYVKEAVHIYYEHNSHRGCTNPDSPNFSFQANMNDDSCHAPMTNFTFGGVYQTCEASSFPKNLCSGKTQKNPLTGNYNCPSGYEAVPLHRENTPVCHKCWLVFTCCSTPSIFAYWCAASGQVAINSGFLFGGLFTSTVVNVLTQHQNCPPEFYPLKVLGDLTVCVSNDYELGYRYSLPFGGFFSCNAGNPLSLKERVNFLQSNGKVDFLTKFMMEQGVESYPKTCPKGYSQHLAVVYDGCSINYCVRTGALSEQGLPKVQRPPFMKAPRDQYTMIDDKDSVFSDDQNFMARLKEVVLNAISEEGLDGQYTELTPAMEGLKGSEKTTDTRRLSSGGIAAVSVSATLVCVLIGTTIVITIKRRKSRPYKEVDPWARSTTDGRILLTGTRHYSRMDDTPVVVSST